A stretch of the Paenibacillus dendritiformis genome encodes the following:
- the purM gene encoding phosphoribosylformylglycinamidine cyclo-ligase, which translates to MSEAYKQAGVDIAAGNEAVERMKKHVQRTFRPEVLSGLGGFGALFGLDAKKYEEPVLVSGTDGIGTKLMLAFAADRHDTIGIDAVAMCVNDIVVQGAEPLFFLDYLACGQVVPERIEAIVSGIAEGCRMAGCALIGGETAEMPGMYAPGEYDIAGFSVGVVEKRRLITGENILPGDVLLGLASSGFHSNGYSLVRKLFLEQAGYTLDARVTPDGRALVDVLLEPTRIYVRPLLELMKRVTVKGAAHITGGGFLENIPRMLPEGTAAHIDYGTWPIPEVFRLSREIGGLTWPELFTTFNMGIGMVVAVSADEAAAAEACLAEQGEAVYRIGTVTKGARQVRIPEVGC; encoded by the coding sequence ATGTCTGAAGCTTATAAGCAAGCCGGGGTCGACATCGCGGCAGGCAACGAAGCTGTGGAGCGGATGAAAAAGCATGTGCAGCGCACATTTCGGCCGGAGGTGCTGTCGGGTCTGGGAGGATTCGGGGCGCTCTTCGGATTGGATGCGAAAAAGTATGAGGAGCCTGTGCTCGTCTCGGGCACCGATGGCATAGGGACGAAGCTGATGCTCGCCTTCGCGGCGGATCGGCATGACACGATCGGCATCGATGCGGTGGCCATGTGCGTCAACGATATTGTCGTACAGGGGGCAGAGCCGCTGTTCTTCCTCGATTACTTGGCTTGCGGCCAGGTTGTGCCCGAGCGCATCGAAGCGATCGTCAGCGGCATCGCCGAAGGCTGCCGGATGGCGGGCTGCGCCCTCATCGGCGGCGAGACGGCGGAGATGCCGGGGATGTACGCGCCGGGCGAGTATGATATTGCCGGCTTCAGCGTCGGCGTCGTCGAGAAGCGCCGCCTCATCACGGGCGAGAACATCCTCCCGGGCGATGTGCTGCTCGGACTCGCCTCCAGCGGCTTCCACAGCAATGGTTACTCGCTCGTGCGAAAGCTGTTCCTGGAGCAGGCCGGTTACACTCTGGATGCGCGGGTGACGCCGGACGGACGCGCGCTGGTCGATGTGCTGCTCGAGCCGACGCGCATCTATGTGCGCCCGCTGTTGGAGCTGATGAAGCGGGTGACGGTCAAGGGAGCGGCCCATATTACGGGCGGCGGCTTCCTCGAAAATATTCCGCGCATGCTGCCGGAAGGGACGGCGGCCCACATCGATTACGGCACATGGCCGATCCCGGAAGTGTTCCGCCTCAGCCGCGAGATCGGAGGCTTGACCTGGCCGGAGCTGTTCACGACATTCAATATGGGCATCGGCATGGTCGTCGCAGTTAGCGCGGATGAAGCGGCTGCTGCGGAGGCATGCCTGGCGGAGCAGGGCGAGGCGGTATACCGCATCGGCACGGTGACGAAAGGGGCACGCCAGGTTCGGATTCCGGAGGTGGGCTGCTGA
- the purN gene encoding phosphoribosylglycinamide formyltransferase: MRTGYEGQEAEYAGTGALQIAPSAGASSLPRIAVFASGSGSNFQALAEASRAGRLGGEVALLVCDKTGARVLERAREAGVPAAVFEPKRYETRGHYERDVLRTLGRHGVQWIALAGYMRLVTPVLLEAYEGRILNIHPSLLPSFPGLHAVRQALDYGVKVTGVTVHLVDAGMDTGPIVAQEAVAIGEDDTHESLLAKIQEVEHRIYPRVVRSLLAGSHTSQRAGQEDKA; this comes from the coding sequence ATGCGCACAGGATATGAAGGGCAGGAGGCGGAGTACGCCGGCACGGGGGCGCTGCAAATCGCACCGTCCGCCGGCGCCTCCTCTCTGCCGCGCATTGCCGTGTTCGCCTCCGGCTCGGGCTCGAACTTCCAGGCGCTGGCCGAGGCGTCTCGGGCGGGGCGTCTCGGCGGGGAGGTCGCGCTGCTCGTGTGCGACAAGACCGGAGCCCGCGTGCTGGAGCGGGCCCGCGAAGCCGGCGTGCCGGCCGCGGTGTTCGAGCCGAAGCGCTACGAGACCCGCGGCCATTACGAACGCGATGTCCTGCGGACGCTGGGGCGGCATGGCGTGCAATGGATCGCGCTGGCCGGGTATATGCGGCTCGTCACCCCGGTGCTGCTGGAAGCGTATGAAGGCCGCATCCTCAATATCCATCCCTCCTTGCTCCCGAGCTTTCCGGGCCTGCACGCGGTACGCCAGGCGCTGGATTACGGCGTGAAGGTGACGGGAGTGACCGTGCATCTGGTCGATGCCGGGATGGATACGGGGCCGATCGTGGCGCAGGAGGCGGTCGCGATTGGCGAAGACGATACACATGAATCGCTGCTCGCCAAGATTCAGGAGGTGGAACATCGCATTTACCCGCGGGTGGTGCGAAGTCTGCTAGCCGGGTCCCATACCAGCCAACGGGCCGGTCAAGAAGACAAAGCATGA
- the purH gene encoding bifunctional phosphoribosylaminoimidazolecarboxamide formyltransferase/IMP cyclohydrolase, whose amino-acid sequence MTIRRALISVSDKTGIVEFARALAEAGVELVSTGGTKSLLESEGVPVIGISEVTGFPEIMDGRVKTLHPAVHSGLLAVRGNAEHTRQMEELGLSYIDLVAVNLYPFQETIAKPGVSYEDAIENIDIGGPTMLRSAAKNHADVTVVVDAADYAGVLDEIRQQGDTTLETRKRLAAKVFRHTAAYDALIADYLTKQTGEAWPERLTVTYELAQPLRYGENPHQGAAFYRQPLAGAGSVATAEQLHGKELSYNNINDANAALSIVGEFADPAVVAVKHMNPCGVGIGSTVAEAYRKAYESDPTSIFGGIVAANRPIDRETAERLHEIFLEIVIAPDFSPEALDILKQKKNIRLLRTGAEPAPSERKAARQLTSVEGGLLAQDTDVHTLDAASLKTATEREPSAEEVEQLLFGWNVVKHVKSNAIVLVKDGMTVGIGAGQMNRVGAARIAIEQAGEKARGAVLASDAFFPMGDTLELAAAAGITAVIQPGGSVRDEESIEVANRNGMAMVMTGVRHFKH is encoded by the coding sequence ATGACGATTCGTAGAGCGCTAATCAGCGTATCCGATAAGACGGGGATTGTGGAATTCGCCCGCGCCCTGGCGGAAGCCGGCGTGGAGCTTGTGTCGACGGGCGGCACCAAGTCGCTGCTGGAGAGCGAAGGCGTTCCGGTTATCGGCATTTCGGAGGTGACCGGCTTCCCGGAAATTATGGACGGGCGCGTGAAGACGCTGCACCCGGCTGTGCATAGCGGCCTTTTGGCCGTACGCGGCAACGCGGAGCATACGCGCCAGATGGAAGAGCTCGGATTGTCCTATATCGATCTGGTGGCGGTCAACCTGTATCCGTTCCAGGAGACGATTGCGAAGCCAGGCGTAAGCTATGAGGACGCAATCGAGAATATCGATATCGGCGGGCCGACGATGCTTCGTTCGGCCGCGAAGAACCATGCCGATGTGACGGTGGTTGTCGATGCGGCAGATTATGCGGGCGTGCTGGACGAAATCCGCCAGCAAGGAGATACGACGCTGGAGACGCGGAAGCGCCTCGCGGCGAAGGTATTCCGCCATACGGCGGCGTATGACGCGCTCATTGCCGATTATTTGACGAAGCAGACCGGCGAGGCATGGCCGGAGCGGCTCACCGTCACCTATGAGCTGGCGCAACCGCTCCGCTATGGGGAGAACCCGCATCAGGGGGCGGCATTTTACCGCCAGCCGCTGGCGGGCGCGGGCAGCGTCGCGACGGCCGAGCAGCTTCACGGCAAGGAGCTCTCCTATAACAATATCAACGATGCCAATGCGGCGCTCTCGATCGTGGGCGAATTCGCGGATCCGGCTGTCGTGGCGGTGAAGCATATGAACCCGTGCGGCGTTGGTATCGGCAGTACTGTGGCCGAAGCTTACCGCAAGGCGTATGAATCGGATCCGACCTCGATCTTCGGCGGCATCGTAGCGGCGAACCGGCCGATCGATCGCGAGACGGCGGAAAGGCTGCATGAGATTTTCCTTGAAATCGTCATTGCTCCCGATTTCAGTCCAGAGGCGCTTGACATCCTTAAGCAGAAGAAAAATATCCGCCTGCTCCGGACCGGCGCGGAGCCTGCGCCGTCGGAGCGCAAGGCGGCCCGGCAGTTGACTTCGGTGGAGGGCGGATTGCTGGCGCAGGATACCGATGTGCATACGCTTGATGCTGCTTCCTTGAAAACGGCGACGGAAAGGGAACCGTCTGCGGAGGAAGTAGAGCAGCTGTTGTTCGGCTGGAACGTGGTCAAGCATGTGAAGTCGAATGCGATTGTGCTCGTCAAGGATGGCATGACGGTCGGCATCGGCGCCGGCCAGATGAACCGAGTCGGCGCGGCGCGCATTGCGATCGAGCAAGCCGGAGAGAAGGCGCGCGGGGCGGTGCTGGCATCGGATGCGTTCTTCCCGATGGGCGATACGCTGGAGCTTGCCGCGGCGGCGGGCATTACGGCGGTCATTCAGCCGGGCGGTTCGGTGCGCGACGAAGAGTCCATTGAGGTGGCGAACCGGAACGGCATGGCGATGGTGATGACGGGCGTGCGTCATTTCAAGCACTAA